A region of the Nocardia asteroides genome:
GCGGTGGCGAGCAGGACCTTCTCGACCTTGAGCCTGCCGTTGCCGGTGGTGGAGTGCGCCGTGTCCCGGATCTTGCCCGCGAGATGGGCCAGCGCGACGCCGCGGTCACGGGCGATCTTGCGGAAGAAGAAGTCCTGCGCTTGGATGGCGGTGGTGCCCTCGTAGAGCGAGTCGATCTTCGCGTCGCGGATGTACTGCTCGATCGGGTAGTCCTGCAGGAAGCCGGAGCCGCCCAGGGTTTGCAGCGACTCGGTCAGGTACTGGTAGGCGCGCTCGGAGCCGACACCCTTGACGATCGGCAGCAGCAGATCGTTGACCCGAGCGGCCAATTCGGCGTCCGCTCCCGAGATGTGCTGAGCGACAACATCGTTCTGATGGCCTGCGGTGTAGAGGTAGATCGCGCGAAGCCCTTCGGCGTACGCCTTCTGCATCATCAGCGACCGCCGCACATCGGCGTGCCGGGTGATGGGGACCTTCGGCGCGGCCTTGTCCGCCATCTGGGTCAGATCACTGCCCTGCACGCGGGCCTTGGCGTATTCGAGGGCATTGAGATAGCCGGTGGACAAGGTCGCGATGGCCTTGGTGCCCACCATCATCCGCGCTTCCTCGATGACCTCGAACATTTGCGCGATGCCGTCGTGCACCTCGCCGACCAGCCAGCCCTTGGCGGGGATGCCGTGGCCGCCGAAGGTGACCTCGCAGGTGGCGGAGGCTTTGAGGCCCATCTTGTGCTCGACGTTGGTGACGAACACGCCGTTGCGCTCGCCCAGCTCACCGGTCTCGGGGTCGAAGTGGAACTTCGGCACGAAGAACAGCGACAGGCCCTTGGTGCCCGGTCCGGCGCCCTCGGGGCGGGCCAGTACCAGGTGCATGATGTTGGGGAACAGATCGTCGGAGTCGGCGGAGGTGATGAACCGCTTGACGCCCTCGATGTGCCAGGTGCCGTCTTCCTGCTCGAGCGCCTTGGTGCGGCCCGCTCCGACGTCGGAGCCTGCGTCGGGCTCGGTCAGCACCATGGTGGCGCCCCAGCCCTGGTCGGCGGCGATCTGCGCCCACTTCTTCTGCTCGTCGGTGCCGATGCCGTGGATGATATGGGCCATCGACGGACCGGTCAGGTACAGGTAGGCCGCGGGCTGGGCGCCGAGGACGAATTCGCTGATCGCCCAGCTGACCATCGAGGGCGCGGGTACACCGCCGATCGCCTCGGCCTTGCCGACGCGCCACCAGTCGGCGTCGTACCACGCCCGCACCGAGTTCTTGAACGATTCCGGCAGGCTGACCGAGTGGGTGGCGGGATCGAACACCGGTGGATTGCGATCGGTGTCGGCATACGGCTCGGCCACCGGTCCTTCGGCCAGGCGCGCGGCCTCCGCCAGCATCGACCGCACGGTGTCGCCGTCCAGGTCACCGAACGCTCCGGTGCGCAGGACGTCGTCCAGTCCGTACACCTCGAACAGGTTGAACTCGAGGTCACGCACGTTGCTCTTGTAATGGCTCACGGGCCAGGGCCTTTCGACAAAACGGCCGGTGTACCGGCAAGGGATCAGGCGGGCGCACGGATGGGTGATCGCCCCCGGCACACTGTGCGGCACCGAACATGCGAAAGCAATCCGATGTTAATGACTACTAAGTAAATGATTGAATGACCGCTGCATAAAATCCGCTGATAGCGCGCAATTGGCATGGTTAAGTTAATGACCAATAAGTGGCACAAATCACTGTGCGGGAATTCGCCCATGGATTCCGGCCGTTTCGATCCGCTCTCCGATCGTCACGAGAACGTCGACGAGATCGCCGCGCCTGCGGAAGCGTGGGTTGCGTACCGCATCGATGACCACGGTGGTGACGGCACGGCTGAGCACCCGCGCCGCCGGAGCGGGCAAGTCCGGCCGCACGGCTTGCAGCATGCGGGCCCACTGGGCGATGCCGTCCAAGCGCACCCTCCGATAGCGCTGCACCGCGTCACCCGGCAGATGCCGGGTCTCGCTGACGGTGATGGCCAGCAGATCGGGCTCGTCGACGCCCAGTTGCGCGAAGCTGCGCAGGAGTGAGCGCATTGTCTCCTCGGCGCCGCGGCCCTCGGCGATCGCCCGGGCGAGCAGCAGCCGAAGCCACTCGTCCTGCCGTCGGACGATCTGGTCCAGCAGCTCGGCCTTGCTCGAGAAGTGGTGGTACAAGGCAGGACCCGTGACGCCGACGGCCGCGCCGATGTCTTCGATGCCTACGGCGGCATAGCCGCGGGTGCTGAATAGTCGCGCCGCTTCGGCGAGCATCCGCTCCGACCGCAGTGCTCGGTCGAGCGCGATGTTGCCGGTCTCCGTGCGCGGCTGCCGGTTCGGCGCATGGCCCGCCGGATGCTCGGGCAGCTCGGTGGCGATCACCGCCGCGACGGCGGCGTCGAGCACCTGCGCGGCGGCCGGAGCGGGCAACTCGGCGCGGTGGTAGGAGGGGCTGACCGCGATCGACAGCACGCACCAGCTGAGTAGTTCGACGTCGGCGGTGCTCAGTTCCGGCCTGCGCAGGCGAATCGTGCGTCGCAGGTACCGGGTGATGCGCGAAGCCCGGACCAGCACGGCGGTTTTGTCGGCGGGGGTCAGGTTGCGGAACTCCAGTTGCCACAGCCTCGGCAAGCCGCGCAGTTCGAGCGCCACCCGCACCAGCGCCGCCAGGACCGCGTCGCCGGAATCGTCGGCGCGGTACGCGGCGTCCACCCGGTACAGGGTGTCGTCGAGGCCCACCAGCAGGCACTGTCCCAAGAGCTGTTGTTTGTTGCGGAAGTGCCGGTACAACGCCGTCGCGGAGATGTCGACCGCCGCCGCGATGTCGGCCATCGTCGTGCCGTAATAACCGCCGTGCGTGAACGCGTCGGCCGCGGCATCCAGGATCATCTGGCGCCGATGCGGCGGTCTCCGCCGTGGCTGTCTGCTGTCGGCCTGTGTGCGCATCGCGGTCAGTGTGGCGCATCGGAGTGTCTGTGGCGGCGTGGGGGACGGGTCGGTGTGGGAACCCTCGCCTGTGTGACGATTTCGTCATAAGCGACGTTCCGAAGCTACTGTCGAGTAGGCTTCCCGAGCCATCACCGACCGGGATCGTCGTCGATCAGATAAGCAGAGGGAGCCGCCCGTGAGCGCTGACACCGCGGACGCCGCAGCGCTGTCGTCCATGGCTGCCCGGCTGCGCATCGCGTCCACCGTGATTCTGCGGCGCGCGCGAAGGGATCCCGATGAACGGCGGCTGTCCGCGACGCAGTGGGCGGTGCTGGGGCGCCTGCACCGGTACGGCGCCCTGGCCGCGGTGGACCTGGCACGACTGGAGATGCTGCGACCGCAGACCATGCGCAACGTGGTCGACGGTCTGCGCGATCAGGGCCTGATCGTCGGTGTGCGCGATCCGAACGACGGGCGCCGGGTGAATCTGACCCTCACCGACGAAGGCCGCGCCTGGGTGTGCGGACATCAGGCGTCGGCGAACGACGTTCTGGCGCAGGTCTTGTCCGAGAGCTTGCCCTCCGGCGAGCTGCACAAGGTCGGCGAGGCACTGGAACTGCTCGAACGCATCGCCTACGGGTGAGCGCGGCGGACCGGATGCGGCTCGCGATGCCTTCCGTGCCCGCGCGGGCGGGGTAGGTAAGGTCTGAAGCGTCGTGGAACGGACTCCACGATGCAGCCGCCGAACAGCTTCGCGCGGACGCGCCGCCCTGTCGAACGAAGAGAGTTGATCGATGCCGACCTCTACAGCGCGTGCACAGATCGGGGTCACCGGTCTGGCGGTCATGGGTAGCAACATCGCACGGAACTTCGCCAGGAACGGCTATACCGTTGCGCTGCACAACCGCACCGTCGCCAAGACCGACGCACTGCTCGAGGCCCACGGTGACGACGGCGACTTCGTGCGCACCGAGACGGTCGAGGAGTTCGTCGCCGCGCTGGAGAAGCCACGCCGGGTGCTGATCATGGTCAAGGCCGGCGCCGCGACCGACGCGGTCATCGAGGAACTGGCGGCCGCGATGGAACCGGGCGACATCATCATCGACGGTGGAAACGCCCTCTACACCGATACCATTCGGCGAGAAGCGGCGATGCGCGAGCGCGGGCTGAACTTCGTCGGCGCCGGCATCTCCGGTGGCGAGGAGGGTGCGCTCAACGGCCCCGCGATCATGCCGGGCGGCCCGAAGGAGTCCTACGACTCGCTCGGTCCCCTGCTGGAATCCATCGCGGCGAAGGTCGACGGAACGCCGTGCTGCACCCATATCGGTCCCGACGGCTCCGGGCACTTCGTCAAGATGGTGCACAACGGCATCGAGTACGCCGACATGCAGTTGATCGGCGAGGCCTACCACTTGTTCCGCGACGCGCTGGGCTTCGACGCCAAACAGATCGCCGATGTGTTCACCCAGTGGAACTCCGGCGATCTGGAGAGCTACCTCGTCGAGATCACGGCCGAAGTCCTCGAGCAGGTGGACGCGAAGACGGGCAAACCGCTGGTGGACGTGATCGTCGACGCGGCGGAGCAGAAGGGCACCGGGCGCTGGACGGTGAAGTCCGCGCTCGACCTCGGCGTGCCGGTGACCGGAATCGCCGAAGCGGTGTTCGCGCGAGCGCTCTCCGGTTCCCGCGACCAGCGCAAGGCCGCCAAGGGGCTCGCTTCGGGCCGGTTGGCCGAGAAGCCCACCGACGTAGAGCAGTTCACCGAGGACATCCGGCAAGCGCTCTACGCCTCGAAGGTGGTCGCTTACGCGCAGGGTTTCGACCAGATCGCCGCGGGCAGCGTCGAATACGACTGGAATCTGCGCCCCGGCGACCTCGCGACGATCTGGCGCGGCGGCTGCATCATCCGCGCCCGCTTCTTGAACCGGATCAAGGACGCCTACGACGAGAATCCGGCACTGCCGAGCTTGATCCTCGCGCCGTACTTCCGGGAAGCGATCGAGACCGCCACCGACAGCTGGCGCCGTGTCGTGGCCACCGCGACCCTGCTCGGAATCCCGGTACCGGCGTTCGCGTCGTCCCTGTCCTACTACGACGCCCTGCGCGCCGAGCGCCTCCCGGCCGCGCTCACCCAGGCGCAGCGTGATTACTTCGGCGCCCACACCTATGAACGCGTCGACGCCGAAGGCAAGTACCACACGCTGTGGAGCGGCGATCGCGGCGAGGTTCGCGCCGACTGATTGCCGGTCCGGTCACAGTGTCGCAGTGCGGGCGAGCCCGCACTGCGACATCGGCGCATACTCCGTGGCCGCGGACCGTGTCAGCTACGGGGGTACCGGCGGCGCGTTCCCATGCCGCCCGGCGGAGCAGGCGCAGCCCGTTGAGCCCGACGATGACGGTGGATCCCTCGTGTCCGGCGACGCCGAGCGGAAGGGGCAGGGTGCCGGCGAGGTCCCAGACGAC
Encoded here:
- a CDS encoding acyl-CoA dehydrogenase yields the protein MSHYKSNVRDLEFNLFEVYGLDDVLRTGAFGDLDGDTVRSMLAEAARLAEGPVAEPYADTDRNPPVFDPATHSVSLPESFKNSVRAWYDADWWRVGKAEAIGGVPAPSMVSWAISEFVLGAQPAAYLYLTGPSMAHIIHGIGTDEQKKWAQIAADQGWGATMVLTEPDAGSDVGAGRTKALEQEDGTWHIEGVKRFITSADSDDLFPNIMHLVLARPEGAGPGTKGLSLFFVPKFHFDPETGELGERNGVFVTNVEHKMGLKASATCEVTFGGHGIPAKGWLVGEVHDGIAQMFEVIEEARMMVGTKAIATLSTGYLNALEYAKARVQGSDLTQMADKAAPKVPITRHADVRRSLMMQKAYAEGLRAIYLYTAGHQNDVVAQHISGADAELAARVNDLLLPIVKGVGSERAYQYLTESLQTLGGSGFLQDYPIEQYIRDAKIDSLYEGTTAIQAQDFFFRKIARDRGVALAHLAGKIRDTAHSTTGNGRLKVEKVLLATALEDVQDMAGRFTQHLLAAQEQPTELYKIGLNSVRFLLAVGDLLVAWRLIVAAEIASAALDADPGDQDRAFYQGKIAVASFFAKNVLPHLSADWSVISDVDISVMELDEAAF
- a CDS encoding MarR family transcriptional regulator, whose protein sequence is MSADTADAAALSSMAARLRIASTVILRRARRDPDERRLSATQWAVLGRLHRYGALAAVDLARLEMLRPQTMRNVVDGLRDQGLIVGVRDPNDGRRVNLTLTDEGRAWVCGHQASANDVLAQVLSESLPSGELHKVGEALELLERIAYG
- the gndA gene encoding NADP-dependent phosphogluconate dehydrogenase; translation: MPTSTARAQIGVTGLAVMGSNIARNFARNGYTVALHNRTVAKTDALLEAHGDDGDFVRTETVEEFVAALEKPRRVLIMVKAGAATDAVIEELAAAMEPGDIIIDGGNALYTDTIRREAAMRERGLNFVGAGISGGEEGALNGPAIMPGGPKESYDSLGPLLESIAAKVDGTPCCTHIGPDGSGHFVKMVHNGIEYADMQLIGEAYHLFRDALGFDAKQIADVFTQWNSGDLESYLVEITAEVLEQVDAKTGKPLVDVIVDAAEQKGTGRWTVKSALDLGVPVTGIAEAVFARALSGSRDQRKAAKGLASGRLAEKPTDVEQFTEDIRQALYASKVVAYAQGFDQIAAGSVEYDWNLRPGDLATIWRGGCIIRARFLNRIKDAYDENPALPSLILAPYFREAIETATDSWRRVVATATLLGIPVPAFASSLSYYDALRAERLPAALTQAQRDYFGAHTYERVDAEGKYHTLWSGDRGEVRAD
- a CDS encoding TetR/AcrR family transcriptional regulator, with amino-acid sequence MRTQADSRQPRRRPPHRRQMILDAAADAFTHGGYYGTTMADIAAAVDISATALYRHFRNKQQLLGQCLLVGLDDTLYRVDAAYRADDSGDAVLAALVRVALELRGLPRLWQLEFRNLTPADKTAVLVRASRITRYLRRTIRLRRPELSTADVELLSWCVLSIAVSPSYHRAELPAPAAAQVLDAAVAAVIATELPEHPAGHAPNRQPRTETGNIALDRALRSERMLAEAARLFSTRGYAAVGIEDIGAAVGVTGPALYHHFSSKAELLDQIVRRQDEWLRLLLARAIAEGRGAEETMRSLLRSFAQLGVDEPDLLAITVSETRHLPGDAVQRYRRVRLDGIAQWARMLQAVRPDLPAPAARVLSRAVTTVVIDAVRNPRFRRRGDLVDVLVTIGERIETAGIHGRIPAQ